A window of Scophthalmus maximus strain ysfricsl-2021 chromosome 10, ASM2237912v1, whole genome shotgun sequence contains these coding sequences:
- the tmem79b gene encoding transmembrane protein 79 isoform X1 → MTRDDEVLTSAKMEPSTLQWPGGGQTGGQTGGQTGKGDRMSEVDSWTESERELMAEGERRGVGQVGAREVEGVGLVGEWEELRKEWVEPVENHLPERAAQVFNPAVTVLPSPSSPRNNEAFWDMESEKSPFLGPRGVPQDYNQDGYHYEWTEDPPSARCGRGCPTRDILKVGVSLVTSALFFPFLLWGGFVFLPFDAPLLDGAPLRLIYTLRCSVFAATPVVLGWLVLGVTRLRSGVLRPQFEEVKEAELHKVTVHRRFVSDSSSLFLIYFLQLVVMAMYLSQEHLKLVPLLTVVFAFGRLVYWVAAAFGSSIRGFGFGLSFLPSLAMMVANVYFIITVEAAGSVFSLLPPGEVLTPPAGRQRFWG, encoded by the exons ATGACGAGAGACGACGAGGTGTTGACGTCGGCCAAGATGGAGCCCAGCACCCTGCAGTGGCCTGGAGGGGGACAGACAGGGGGACAGACAGGGGGACAGACAGGTAAAGGGGATAGGATGAGTGAGGTGGACAGttggacagagagtgagagagagctgatggcagagggggaaaggaggggGGTCGGACAGGTAGGGGCACGTGAAGTTGAGGGGGTGGGGTTAGTTGGTGAGTGGGAGGAGTTGAGGAAAGAGTGGGTGGAGCCTGTAGAAAACCACCTTCCAGagagagctgctcaggtgttcaACCCTGCGGTGaccgtcctcccctccccctcgtcACCCAGAAACAATGAGGCATTCTGGGACATGGAGTCAGAGAAGAGTCCCTTCCTGGGTCCCAGAGGAGTGCCCCAGGACTACAACCAAGATGGCTACCACTATGAGTGGACCGAAGACCCGCCTTCTGCCAGAT gtgggCGGGGCTGTCCCACCAGAGATATCCTGAAGGTGGGCGTATCCCTGGTTACCTCAGCgctcttcttccccttcctgtTGTGGGGAGGATTTGTGTTCCTGCCGTTTGACGCCCCCCTGCTGGACGGTGCCCCCCTGAGGCTCATCTACACGCTGCGCTGCTCTGTATTCGCTGCCACGCCCGTCGTCCTCG gttgGCTGGTCCTGGGCGTCACTCGACTGCGTTCAGGTGTGTTGAGGCCTCAGTttgaggaggtgaaggaggcggAGCTTCACAAGGTCACCGTCCACCGTCGCTTtgtctctgactcctcctccctgttcctGATCTACTTCCTGCAGCTGGTTGTCATGGCGATGTACCTGAGCCAAGAGCACCTGAAGCTCGTGCCCCTGCTGACCGTCGTCTTCGCCTTCGGACG GTTGGTTTACTGGGTGGCCGCAGCTTTTGGAAGCAGCATCCGAGGTTTTGGTTTTGGCCTCTCTTTCCTGCCAAGTCTCGCCATGATGGTCGCCAATGTCTACTTCATCATTACGGTGGAGGCGGCAGGGAGCGTCTTCAGCCTCCTGCCTCCTGGGGAGGTGCTGACTCCACCCGCCGGCAGACAGAGGTTCTGGGGATGA
- the tmem79b gene encoding transmembrane protein 79 isoform X2, protein MESEKSPFLGPRGVPQDYNQDGYHYEWTEDPPSARCGRGCPTRDILKVGVSLVTSALFFPFLLWGGFVFLPFDAPLLDGAPLRLIYTLRCSVFAATPVVLGWLVLGVTRLRSGVLRPQFEEVKEAELHKVTVHRRFVSDSSSLFLIYFLQLVVMAMYLSQEHLKLVPLLTVVFAFGRLVYWVAAAFGSSIRGFGFGLSFLPSLAMMVANVYFIITVEAAGSVFSLLPPGEVLTPPAGRQRFWG, encoded by the exons ATGGAGTCAGAGAAGAGTCCCTTCCTGGGTCCCAGAGGAGTGCCCCAGGACTACAACCAAGATGGCTACCACTATGAGTGGACCGAAGACCCGCCTTCTGCCAGAT gtgggCGGGGCTGTCCCACCAGAGATATCCTGAAGGTGGGCGTATCCCTGGTTACCTCAGCgctcttcttccccttcctgtTGTGGGGAGGATTTGTGTTCCTGCCGTTTGACGCCCCCCTGCTGGACGGTGCCCCCCTGAGGCTCATCTACACGCTGCGCTGCTCTGTATTCGCTGCCACGCCCGTCGTCCTCG gttgGCTGGTCCTGGGCGTCACTCGACTGCGTTCAGGTGTGTTGAGGCCTCAGTttgaggaggtgaaggaggcggAGCTTCACAAGGTCACCGTCCACCGTCGCTTtgtctctgactcctcctccctgttcctGATCTACTTCCTGCAGCTGGTTGTCATGGCGATGTACCTGAGCCAAGAGCACCTGAAGCTCGTGCCCCTGCTGACCGTCGTCTTCGCCTTCGGACG GTTGGTTTACTGGGTGGCCGCAGCTTTTGGAAGCAGCATCCGAGGTTTTGGTTTTGGCCTCTCTTTCCTGCCAAGTCTCGCCATGATGGTCGCCAATGTCTACTTCATCATTACGGTGGAGGCGGCAGGGAGCGTCTTCAGCCTCCTGCCTCCTGGGGAGGTGCTGACTCCACCCGCCGGCAGACAGAGGTTCTGGGGATGA